One part of the Entelurus aequoreus isolate RoL-2023_Sb linkage group LG05, RoL_Eaeq_v1.1, whole genome shotgun sequence genome encodes these proteins:
- the LOC133651182 gene encoding prenylcysteine oxidase-like isoform X1 gives MGGPPRLLLAGLMALCSAAASAQVDGAPPSKIAVVGAGIGGSATAHFLRQHFGPEVQVDVYEKGEVGGRLATVTVNHNDYESGGSIIHSLNLHMQDFVKQLGLKYRRSVAGKTAVFNSEEVILEETDWYLLDLSRLWWRYGISFIRLQMWVEEIMEKFMRIYKYQAHGYAFSSVEELLDSLGGSGFINMTRKPLSDSLLELGVSQRFIDEVIAPIMRVNYCQNVSIPAFVGAVSLASAQNNLWAVEGGNKLVCSGLLRMANANLLSAHVTSVEPLHSAGDTLQYRLSFTGAGETRSELYDIVVLATPLQDSVGSGISFRGFAQPMDQPAGDYHSTVATVVHGYLNTSLFGFPDPRLFPYACVLTTEAPGLFFNSVASVCPVNISLGFRRKQAQEAGVYKVFSLQPLTKAQLKTLFRSYYSVQVTEWQAYPRYGSSPSLPPVELQPNLYYLNGIEWVGSAMEMSSVAAKNIALLAYHRWNRQADMVDQKDLMHSVKTEL, from the exons CGGTGGTGGGGGCCGGCATCGGGGGCAGCGCCACCGCCCATTTCCTGCGTCAGCACTTTGGCCCCGAGGTGCAAGTGGACGTGTACGAGAAGGGCGAGGTCGGAGGTCGCCTGGCCACGGTCACGGTCAACCACAACGACTACGAGTCGGGAGGTTCCATCATTCACTCGCTCAACCTCCACATGCAGGACTTTGTCAAGCAGCTGG GCCTGAAGTACCGCCGCAGCGTGGCGGGGAAGACGGCGGTGTTCAACAGCGAGGAGGTGATCCTGGAGGAGACCGACTGGTACCTGCTGGACCTCTCCCGCTTGTGGTGGCGCTACGGCATCAGCTTCATCCGCCTGCAGATGTGGGTGGAGGAGATCATGGAGAAGTTCATGAG GATCTACAAGTACCAGGCCCACGGCTACGCCTTCAGCTCTGTGGAGGAGCTCCTGGACTCTCTGGGGGGGAGTGGCTTCATCAACATGACGCGCAAGCCGCTCTCCGATTCGCTGCTGGAGCTGGGCGTGTCTCAGCGCTTCATCGACGAGGTCATCGCGCCCATCATGAGGGTCAACTATTGCCAGAATGTCAGCATTCCCGCCTTCGTAG GCGCCGTGTCCTTGGCGAGCGCTCAGAACAACCTGTGGGCGGTGGAGGGCGGGAACAAGCTGGTGTGTTCGGGCCTTCTGAGGATGGCCAACGCCAACCTGCTGTCAGCGCACGTCACGTCTGTGGAGCCGCTGCACTCTG CAGGGGACACCCTTCAGTACCGACTGAGCTTCACAGGGGCGGGGGAGACCAGGTCGGAGTTGTACGACATCGTTGTCCTGGCGACGCCGCTCCAGGACAGCGTGGGCTCGGGGATTTCTTTCCGAGGCTTCGCGCAACCGATGGATCAGCCGGCGGGCGACTATCACAGCACGGTGGCCACCGTCGTCCACGGTTACCTCAACACTTCACTCTTTGGCTTCCCGGACCCCCGCCTCTTCCCCTACGCCTGCGTCCTGACCACGGAGGCACCCGGCCTGTTCTTCAACAGCGTGGCCAGCGTCTGTCCCGTCAACATCTCGCTGGGCTTCAGGCGGAAACAAGCGCAAGAGGCGGGCGTCTATAAAGTCTTTTCCCTGCAGCCGCTGACCAAAGCTCAGCTGAAGACGCTCTTCAG GTCCTACTACTCGGTGCAGGTGACGGAGTGGCAGGCGTACCCTCGCTACGGCAGCAGCCCCTCCCTGCCCCCCGTGGAACTGCAGCCCAACCTCTACTACCTCAATGGCATCGAGTGGGTCGGCAGCGCCATGGAGATGAGCTCGGTGGCGGCCAAGAACATCGCTCTGCTGGCGTACCACCGCTGGAACCGACAAGCCGACATGGTGGACCAGAAGGACCTCATGCACAGCGTCAAGACTGAACTTTGA
- the LOC133651182 gene encoding prenylcysteine oxidase-like isoform X2 — protein sequence MGGPPRLLLAGLMALCSAAASAQVDGAPPSKIAVVGAGIGGSATAHFLRQHFGPEVQVDVYEKGEVGGRLATVTVNHNDYESGGSIIHSLNLHMQDFVKQLGLKYRRSVAGKTAVFNSEEVILEETDWYLLDLSRLWWRYGISFIRLQMWVEEIMEKFMRIYKYQAHGYAFSSVEELLDSLGGSGFINMTRKPLSDSLLELGVSQRFIDEVIAPIMRVNYCQNVSIPAFVGAVSLASAQNNLWAVEGGNKLVCSGLLRMANANLLSAHVTSVEPLHSGDTLQYRLSFTGAGETRSELYDIVVLATPLQDSVGSGISFRGFAQPMDQPAGDYHSTVATVVHGYLNTSLFGFPDPRLFPYACVLTTEAPGLFFNSVASVCPVNISLGFRRKQAQEAGVYKVFSLQPLTKAQLKTLFRSYYSVQVTEWQAYPRYGSSPSLPPVELQPNLYYLNGIEWVGSAMEMSSVAAKNIALLAYHRWNRQADMVDQKDLMHSVKTEL from the exons CGGTGGTGGGGGCCGGCATCGGGGGCAGCGCCACCGCCCATTTCCTGCGTCAGCACTTTGGCCCCGAGGTGCAAGTGGACGTGTACGAGAAGGGCGAGGTCGGAGGTCGCCTGGCCACGGTCACGGTCAACCACAACGACTACGAGTCGGGAGGTTCCATCATTCACTCGCTCAACCTCCACATGCAGGACTTTGTCAAGCAGCTGG GCCTGAAGTACCGCCGCAGCGTGGCGGGGAAGACGGCGGTGTTCAACAGCGAGGAGGTGATCCTGGAGGAGACCGACTGGTACCTGCTGGACCTCTCCCGCTTGTGGTGGCGCTACGGCATCAGCTTCATCCGCCTGCAGATGTGGGTGGAGGAGATCATGGAGAAGTTCATGAG GATCTACAAGTACCAGGCCCACGGCTACGCCTTCAGCTCTGTGGAGGAGCTCCTGGACTCTCTGGGGGGGAGTGGCTTCATCAACATGACGCGCAAGCCGCTCTCCGATTCGCTGCTGGAGCTGGGCGTGTCTCAGCGCTTCATCGACGAGGTCATCGCGCCCATCATGAGGGTCAACTATTGCCAGAATGTCAGCATTCCCGCCTTCGTAG GCGCCGTGTCCTTGGCGAGCGCTCAGAACAACCTGTGGGCGGTGGAGGGCGGGAACAAGCTGGTGTGTTCGGGCCTTCTGAGGATGGCCAACGCCAACCTGCTGTCAGCGCACGTCACGTCTGTGGAGCCGCTGCACTCTG GGGACACCCTTCAGTACCGACTGAGCTTCACAGGGGCGGGGGAGACCAGGTCGGAGTTGTACGACATCGTTGTCCTGGCGACGCCGCTCCAGGACAGCGTGGGCTCGGGGATTTCTTTCCGAGGCTTCGCGCAACCGATGGATCAGCCGGCGGGCGACTATCACAGCACGGTGGCCACCGTCGTCCACGGTTACCTCAACACTTCACTCTTTGGCTTCCCGGACCCCCGCCTCTTCCCCTACGCCTGCGTCCTGACCACGGAGGCACCCGGCCTGTTCTTCAACAGCGTGGCCAGCGTCTGTCCCGTCAACATCTCGCTGGGCTTCAGGCGGAAACAAGCGCAAGAGGCGGGCGTCTATAAAGTCTTTTCCCTGCAGCCGCTGACCAAAGCTCAGCTGAAGACGCTCTTCAG GTCCTACTACTCGGTGCAGGTGACGGAGTGGCAGGCGTACCCTCGCTACGGCAGCAGCCCCTCCCTGCCCCCCGTGGAACTGCAGCCCAACCTCTACTACCTCAATGGCATCGAGTGGGTCGGCAGCGCCATGGAGATGAGCTCGGTGGCGGCCAAGAACATCGCTCTGCTGGCGTACCACCGCTGGAACCGACAAGCCGACATGGTGGACCAGAAGGACCTCATGCACAGCGTCAAGACTGAACTTTGA